The following nucleotide sequence is from Nocardioides eburneiflavus.
TGGTGGGCGAGTCCGGCTCGGGGAAGACCACCATCTCCCGCTCGATCGGAGGGCTCCACAAGGACTGGACCGGAGTCATCCGCTTCGACGGCGACGAGCTCGCCAAGGGTGCGCGTCAGCGCAGCGCGGTGAACCGCAAGCGGCTGCAGTACATCTTCCAGAACCCCTACCTGTCGCTGAACCCGCGGCTCACGATCGAGCAGATCGTCAAGCGCCCGATGGAGCTCTTCGGGCTCGCCAAGGGCAAGGAGGCCACCGACCGGGCCGTCGACCTGCTCGACCAGGTCGCGCTCGGGCCGAGGATGCTGCGCTACCAGGCCAGTCGGCTCTCCGGAGGTGAGCGGCAGCGGGTCGCGATCGCCCGGGCGCTCGCCGCCGAGCCCGACGTGATGATCTGCGACGAGATCACCTCGGCGCTCGACGTGTCTGTCCAGGGCTCGATCGTGGAGCTCCTGGAAGGACTGCGGCAGTCGCGCGGGATCAGCATGGTGTTCGTGACCCACAACCTCGCCCTGGTGCGCTCGATCGCGGCCCGGGTGGAGATCCTCCAGCAGGGCCGGGTCGTCGAGGCCGGAGCGGTGGTCGATGTCATGGACAACCCGCGGGAGGACTACACCCGCAGCCTGCTGGACAACAGCCCGAGGATCGACTGAGGTCCCGCGGTGCCCGCCTCCATCGTGGGGTCCCGGCTCTCCGGCCTCAGGTTCAGCGACCCCCAGGACGACCCGGGCTGGTCGCACGTCGTCGTGCCCGGGACCAGTGGCGCCGCGCTCGCCGCCGCTGCCCGGCCGATCGAGACGGAGATCACCGGCGCCGGTCGCACCCGCGGGCTGGACGAGTGGGTCGAGGAGACCTGGACGACGTCCCTCCTGGTCCTCGACCGCGGCACCGTCGTCCACGAGTGGTACGCCGACGGGCTGGGTCCGCGCACCCGCTTCCTGGGTGCGTCGATGACGAAGTCGGCTCTCGCCCACCTAGTCGGGAGGGCGGTCACGGACGGTGACCTGGCGCTGGACGACCTCATCCGCGTGCACGTGCCCGAGCTCGCCGGCACCGGATACGACGGGACCCGCGTGGTCGACGTCCTCACCATGACCTCGGGTGTCGACTGGGCGGAGGACCACCGCGACCCCGGCTCGCTCGCCTCGCGGCTGCTCGGCTGCTTCGCCGACGGCGGGGACTCACGGGCGCTGCTGGACCACGTCGGCCCGGGGACGGTCGCGGGCACCCGCTACGCGTACTGCACCGCGGACTCCCAGGTGCTCGACTGGGTGCGCGAGCGTGCGACCGGTCGGACCTTCTCGGACGACCTCACCCGGCTGTGGGCCGACCTCGGCTGTGCCGACGACGCCTGCGTCGGAATCGACGGTCGAGGGGTCGCCCTGGCCGGTGGCGCGCTGGCCGCCACCGCCCGCGACTGGGCGCGGCTCGCGATGCTGGCCGTCGACGGCACCACGCCCGAGGGGCGGCGGCTGCTGGCCGGGTCGTGGGCGGACGAGGCCGCGCGGCCGGCGTACCCGTTCACCGCGCCGGGTCGGCTGCCGAGCACCCTGACCACGCACGCCGGGTTCGGCTACCACTGGTGGCCGCTGGACGCCGAGGGGCACCGGCTGGTCGCCGACGGCAGTCGTGGCCAGCTCGCGGCCGTCGACCGACGGACCCGCGCGGTCGTGGTGAAGACGTCGCGGTGGCCCTACGACGACCCTTGGGTCGACCGCCAGTACCGCGACCTCAGCTATCTCGGGCTACACGCCCTGCTGGACGCCGTCGAACCCCGTGACGGAGAACCCCACACCGAAGGAGAGGCACGACCGTGAACCGCAACGTCATGATCACCTGCGCCCTGACGGGAGCCGGCGACACCGTCGGTCGGTCCGAGCACGTGCCCGTCACCCCCGAACAGATCGCCGAGTCGGGCATCGCCGCCGCCCTCGCCGGGGCGACGATCGTCCACATCCACGTCCGTGACCCCGAGACGGGCAAGGGGTCACGCAACGTCGCCTACTACCGCGAGGTCGTCGAGCGGATCCGCGCGTCCGACGTCGACGTCATCGTCAACACCACCGCGGGCATGGGCGGAGACCTCGTGCTCGACCCCCACGACCCGACGACGTTCCTCGAGGGCACCGACCTGGTCAGTGGGGTCGACCGGCTGCCGCACGTCGAGGAGCTGCTGCCGGACATCTGCACGCTCGACTGCGGCAGCCTCAACTTCGGCGAGGGCAGCCTCGTCTACGTGAGCACGCCGGACATGCTGCGAGAGGGGGCCAAGAAGATCCAGGAGCTCGGCGTCCGTTGCGAGATGGAGATCTTCGACACGGGGCACCTGTGGTTCGCCAAGCAGCTGGTCGAGGAGGGCCTGATCGACGCGCCGGCGATGTACCAGCTGTGCATGGGCATCCCGTACGGCGCACCGGCCGACCCCGGCACGCTGGCCGCGATGGTCAACCAGCTCCCCGAGGGCGCGGTCTGGGCGTCGTTCGCGCTCGGGCCGATGCAGATGCCGTGGGTGGCGCAGTCGATCCTGCTCGGCGGTCACGTGCGGGTCGGGCTCGAGGACAACCTGTACCTGCGCAAGGGCGTCAAGGCAACCAACGCGCAGCTGGTCGAGCAGGCGCGGACGATCGTCGAGGCGATGGGCGCGAGGGTCGCAACCCCGGACGAGGGCCGGGAGATCCTGCAGCTGAAGGCCAGGTCCTGACATGCGTCCTGCTCCCGAGGAGGTTCGCACCGTCGTCTGCGCCGGGACCGGCGTGATCGGCGGCGGCTGGGTCGCCTACTTCCTCTCACGCGGCTTCCGGGTGGTCGGGTGGGACCCCGGGAGCGGCGCCGAGGACCGGCTCCGCCACCTCGTCGACGCCGCGTGGCCGGCACTCACCGAGCTCGGCCTCGCCGACGGCGCCGACCGCGCGAACCTGGTGTACGAGCCCGACCTGCCCGCCGCGTGCGCCCAGGCCGACTTCGTGCAGGAGAGCGCGCCCGAGGACCTCGACCTCAAGCGCCGACTGCTCGCCGACATCGATGCCGCCACCCCCGAGGGCGTGGTGATCTCGTCGTCGACGTCGGGCTACGCCATGACCGACATGCAGACCGAGTGCACCCACCCCGGGCGCACGGTGGTCGGGCACCCGTTCAACCCGCCGTACCTCATCCCACTGGTCGAGGTGGTCGGCGGCAAGCTCACCGACCCGGACACGGTGGCGTGGACCTCGGAATTCTTCCGTCTGGCTGGCAAGTCGGTGATCGCGATGGACCACGAGGTCCCCGGCTTCATCGCCAACCGGTTGCAGGAGGCGCTGTGGCGCGAGGCGCTCCACATGGTGGCGGCCGGTGAGGCGACCGTCGAGCAGATCGACCTCTCGATCACCGACGGGCCGGGGCTCCGGTGGCCGGTCCACGGACCGATGCTGACGTTCCACCTGGCGGGCGGGCAGGGCGGGATGGCGCACATGCTGGACCACTTCGGCCCGTCGCTGCTCTCCCCGTGGACCCGGCTCGAGGCGGCCGAGCTCACCCCCGAGCTGCGCGACGCCGTGGTCGCCGGCTGTGACCGTGAAGCCGGCGACCGCACCATCGACGACCTCGTGGCGGAGCGGGACCGCGGCGTCATCGCCGTGCTGCGGGCGCTGGGCCGGGCATGAACGGCCCGGCGTGACGTTCTCGGTGTGGCGCGAGCCGGTCCAGGACGCCTGGATCGACTACAACGGCCACCTCTCGGAGCCGTACTACGTGCTGGTGATGGGGCATGCGACCGACGCCGTGATGGACGCCATCGGGCTCGGCCCGGCGTACCGCTCCGAGAATGACGCCTCGCTCTACACGGTGGAGGCACACGTGCGGTACCTCGAGGAGGTCTCGCCAGGCGGCGAGATCGAGGTGCGCTCGTCGATCATCGGTGTCGCGCCGAAGCTGCTGTGGATCTGGCACGAGCTGTGGGTGGCCGACCGGCTGCGCGCCACGGAGGAGGTGCTTGGCGTGCACGTTCGCGGCGGCTCGTCCGCGCCGCTACCCGACGGCGTCGCAGCCGTTGCCCGGGATGCCTGCGTGACCCCGCCCGCGGAGGCGGGCCGGCGGATCGGGCCGATCCCGGCGCACAGGTGAGAGGCCGGTCCCCGCAGAGACCGACGCCTCGAACTGGTTGAGAAGGTCAGGGGTGCGAATCCCGTCAGCTCCACCACGCGACGGAGAACCCGCAGGTCGCCCTGACCTGCGGGTTCGTTGCACGTCCCGCCTCGGTCGGCGTGGGGGAGCAGACGCGTCCTACCGCCCCGCGAGCAGCATCTCCTGGCGGCCGGCGACCTTGACCCGCAGGCGCTGGGTGGCGTGCCCGAGGGAGATCTCGTGGGCGTCGAGGCGCTCCCAGTGCTCGAAGGTCGTGTGGTCGACGCCGCGGTCGCTCAGGTGGGCCTCGACGGCCTGCGGTTCGCGCTGGGGCGCGGTGGGGGTGGTGTCGGCGAGGAGGTGGGTGACGGTCTCGGCGGCGTCGCTCTTGGTGTGGCCGATCAGGCCGACCGGCCCGCGCTTGATCCAGCCGGTGACGTAGAGGCCGGGGACGGGCTCCCCAGCGAGGTCGAGCACCCGGCCGCCCACGTTCGGGATCACCGCCGCGGTGTCGTCGAACGGCAGTCCCGGGAGCGGGGTGCTGCGGTACCCGATGGCCCGGTAGACCGCCTGCACGTCCCAGACGGTCTCTTCCCCTGTGCCGGCGACGGTGCCGTCGCCGACCAGCCGGGTGCGTTCGGTGCGCAGCGCCTGCACGCGGCCCTGACCCTCGATCGCGACGGGCTGCTCGAGGAAGTGCAGGTGGATCCGGTGCGGCTTGCCGGTGGGCTCGCGTCCGACCCAGTTCGCCAGGGTGTCGAGGACCATCTTGGCCTGCTTGTTGCGGCCGATGTGCTCCATGCTCGACTGGTCGACCTCGAACCCCTCGGGGTGCACGACCACGTCGACGTTGGGCGAGTGCGCGAGCTCGCGCAGCTCGAGCGGGGAGAACTTCACGTACGCCGGGCCGCGGCGCGCGAAGACGTGCACGTCGGTGGCCCGGTTCGCCCGCAGGCCTTCGTGGACGTGCGCCGGGATGTCGGTGGTGAGCATCTCGTCGGCGGTCTTGGCGAGGACCCGGGCGACGTCGAGCGCGACGTTCCCCGCGCCGAGCACGGCCACGCTCGAGGCGGTAAGCGGCCACGAGCGCGGGACGTCGGGGTGCGCGTCGTACCAGGACACGAAGTCGGCGGCACCGAAGGAGCCCGGCAGGTCCTCGCCCGCGATGCCGAGCGGCCGGTCGGCCATCGCGCCGGTGGCGATCACGACGGCGTCGTAGTAGCTGCGCAGCTCCTCGAGCTTGATGTCGGCGCCGAGGTCGACGTTGCCCAGGAGTCGGACCCGGGGGTCGGCGAGGACGCGCTGCAGGGCCTTCACGATCTCCTTGATCCGCGGATGGTCGGGCGCCACGCCGTAGCGCACGAGCCCGAAGGGAGCCGGGAGCCGCTCCAGGATGTCGACGGACACGCCCGGGTCGGACTTCACCAGGTGGTCAGCCGTGTAGATGCCGGCCGGCCCACCGCCGACGACTGCAACGCGAAGAGTCATGACGACGAGTCTGCGAGACGCGTCCGACATGCGGAACGAGGACGTGGTTGTGCTGTCACAAGGTAGCCTTGTGGCTCATGCTGGGTTCGCACGTGCCTGACCTGCGGGCGCTCGAGCTGCTGGTGGTCGTCGCCAGCACGGGCAGCCTGTCCGCCGCCGCCGCCGAGCTGGGCATCACCCAGCAGGCCGCGTCGTCGCGGATCCGTACGGCCGAGACGCTGGTCGGCGCCCCGCTGCTGACCCGCACCCGACGGGGCTCGGCACTGACCCAGACCGGCGACCTCGTGGTCCACTGGGCGACCCGTGTCGTCGATGCCGCCGAACAGCTCGACGCGGGCATCGCCGCACTGCGCCAGGACCGCCGCGCCCAGCTCAGGATCGCGGCCAGCCTGACCGTCGCCGAGTACCTCCTGCCCGGCTGGCTGGTCGCGTTCCGCGCCCACCAGGCGACCATCGGTCTCGCGCTGACCGAGTTCACGATGACAGCCACCAACAGCGAGCGGGTCGTCGAGCTCGTGGCGTCGGAGGCAGCGGACCTCGGCTTCGTCGAGGGGCCGGAGCCGCCCAGCGGGCTGCGTCACCGGCTGATCGGCGTCGACGAGCTCGTCGTCGTGGTCGGGCCGAGCCACCCCTGGGCCCAGCGTTCCAGCCGACGGGTGACGGCAGCGACGCTCGCGTCCACGCCGATGGTCGTCCGGGAGGCGGGCTCCGGCACCCGCACCGTGCTCGAACGCGCCCTGCGTGACCTCCCCGTCTCGCCGCCCGCCCTGGAGCTGGCCAGCACCGCTGCGGTGCGGGCAGCCGTGGCAGCTGGCGCCGGACCAGCCGCGCTGAGCGAGTACGCGGTCCGCGACGACATCGCCAGCGGCCGCCTGACCCCCATCAGCGTCACCGGCCTCGACCTGTCTCGACGGTTGCACGCCGTCTGGACACGCGGCGCGAACCCGCCGGCCGGCCCCGCACGTGACCTGGTGCAGTGGGCGGTCGCCCAGGCCCACTCCGTCCGCGGGCGTCCTTAACCGTCTCGTCGTGGGACGGCGGATGCACGCACCGCTGGCCGTGGGCTAACCTGAACGCCGTTCACCTGAACACCGTTCAGTACGCCGATCGAAGGACGCCCCAGTGAGAAATGTGGTCATGACCTCCCAGGCACGCGGCACCCGCGACCTCCCGTTCATCGCTGTCTTCGCAGGAGTGATC
It contains:
- a CDS encoding serine hydrolase domain-containing protein → MPASIVGSRLSGLRFSDPQDDPGWSHVVVPGTSGAALAAAARPIETEITGAGRTRGLDEWVEETWTTSLLVLDRGTVVHEWYADGLGPRTRFLGASMTKSALAHLVGRAVTDGDLALDDLIRVHVPELAGTGYDGTRVVDVLTMTSGVDWAEDHRDPGSLASRLLGCFADGGDSRALLDHVGPGTVAGTRYAYCTADSQVLDWVRERATGRTFSDDLTRLWADLGCADDACVGIDGRGVALAGGALAATARDWARLAMLAVDGTTPEGRRLLAGSWADEAARPAYPFTAPGRLPSTLTTHAGFGYHWWPLDAEGHRLVADGSRGQLAAVDRRTRAVVVKTSRWPYDDPWVDRQYRDLSYLGLHALLDAVEPRDGEPHTEGEARP
- a CDS encoding 3-keto-5-aminohexanoate cleavage protein is translated as MNRNVMITCALTGAGDTVGRSEHVPVTPEQIAESGIAAALAGATIVHIHVRDPETGKGSRNVAYYREVVERIRASDVDVIVNTTAGMGGDLVLDPHDPTTFLEGTDLVSGVDRLPHVEELLPDICTLDCGSLNFGEGSLVYVSTPDMLREGAKKIQELGVRCEMEIFDTGHLWFAKQLVEEGLIDAPAMYQLCMGIPYGAPADPGTLAAMVNQLPEGAVWASFALGPMQMPWVAQSILLGGHVRVGLEDNLYLRKGVKATNAQLVEQARTIVEAMGARVATPDEGREILQLKARS
- a CDS encoding 3-hydroxyacyl-CoA dehydrogenase NAD-binding domain-containing protein; translation: MRPAPEEVRTVVCAGTGVIGGGWVAYFLSRGFRVVGWDPGSGAEDRLRHLVDAAWPALTELGLADGADRANLVYEPDLPAACAQADFVQESAPEDLDLKRRLLADIDAATPEGVVISSSTSGYAMTDMQTECTHPGRTVVGHPFNPPYLIPLVEVVGGKLTDPDTVAWTSEFFRLAGKSVIAMDHEVPGFIANRLQEALWREALHMVAAGEATVEQIDLSITDGPGLRWPVHGPMLTFHLAGGQGGMAHMLDHFGPSLLSPWTRLEAAELTPELRDAVVAGCDREAGDRTIDDLVAERDRGVIAVLRALGRA
- a CDS encoding thioesterase family protein, with protein sequence MTFSVWREPVQDAWIDYNGHLSEPYYVLVMGHATDAVMDAIGLGPAYRSENDASLYTVEAHVRYLEEVSPGGEIEVRSSIIGVAPKLLWIWHELWVADRLRATEEVLGVHVRGGSSAPLPDGVAAVARDACVTPPAEAGRRIGPIPAHR
- a CDS encoding FAD-dependent oxidoreductase produces the protein MTLRVAVVGGGPAGIYTADHLVKSDPGVSVDILERLPAPFGLVRYGVAPDHPRIKEIVKALQRVLADPRVRLLGNVDLGADIKLEELRSYYDAVVIATGAMADRPLGIAGEDLPGSFGAADFVSWYDAHPDVPRSWPLTASSVAVLGAGNVALDVARVLAKTADEMLTTDIPAHVHEGLRANRATDVHVFARRGPAYVKFSPLELRELAHSPNVDVVVHPEGFEVDQSSMEHIGRNKQAKMVLDTLANWVGREPTGKPHRIHLHFLEQPVAIEGQGRVQALRTERTRLVGDGTVAGTGEETVWDVQAVYRAIGYRSTPLPGLPFDDTAAVIPNVGGRVLDLAGEPVPGLYVTGWIKRGPVGLIGHTKSDAAETVTHLLADTTPTAPQREPQAVEAHLSDRGVDHTTFEHWERLDAHEISLGHATQRLRVKVAGRQEMLLAGR
- a CDS encoding LysR family transcriptional regulator produces the protein MLGSHVPDLRALELLVVVASTGSLSAAAAELGITQQAASSRIRTAETLVGAPLLTRTRRGSALTQTGDLVVHWATRVVDAAEQLDAGIAALRQDRRAQLRIAASLTVAEYLLPGWLVAFRAHQATIGLALTEFTMTATNSERVVELVASEAADLGFVEGPEPPSGLRHRLIGVDELVVVVGPSHPWAQRSSRRVTAATLASTPMVVREAGSGTRTVLERALRDLPVSPPALELASTAAVRAAVAAGAGPAALSEYAVRDDIASGRLTPISVTGLDLSRRLHAVWTRGANPPAGPARDLVQWAVAQAHSVRGRP